GTTTTCTCAAGTTTTAGCTATAAAAGGAACAGCTCTTTTAAAGTATGACAATCAAGTTTTTAAAAGCTCAAATGATTATTCTCTTGCAAAAAAAGACATAAACACATTGTGGGGAGGAGCCAAGCTAGAATTGATTTTTGACAATACTAGAAATCCAATGATAAATATTTTTTATGGGCTTAGATACAAAATCTTTACAGAATATTATCAAGGAATAAATCAATCAGAGCTAAATCTAATTACAGCCGGCTTTGACTTTAGGCATTATTCAAAAATTCACCGCACATTTATTTGGGCAAATCGCTTCGCATTTGGAACTTCTTTTGGCTCCACAAGGCTTCTATATTATTTAGGCGGAACCGACAATACGTTTTTGCCTTTATTTAACTATGACCAGCCTGTTGATACTTCTATGCATTTTGCTTTTCAAACCTTAGCTACAAACATGAGAGGATTCAAGCAAAACATAAGGAATGGCAACACTTTCGCTGTAATAAACTCCGAATTACGCTTCCCTGTTTTTAGATACATTCTTAATCGCCCTATTAAATCTAAGTTTATAAACAATTTTCAACTAGTCGGTTTTGGAGATATTGGCTCTGCTTGGCTTGGACTAAATCCATTCTCAGAAGAAAACATAATGGTACCAACTTATTACCAACAAAAACCAATAACTGTAGTTATAAGAACACCACGAAACCCTATAGTTGGAGGCATTGGACTTGGCTTGCGGACAACAGTTCTCGGTTATTTTCTGCGTTTTGATGTTGCATGGGGAATAGAAGAACTCAAAATAAACGATCCTAGATATGTTTTATCTTTTAGTTTAGATTTTTAATATGACAAAAGAAATTATCAATTCCATAGCAAATGAAATATTTTCTGAAGTTGTAGAACACAGAAGGTTTTTCCATAAGAACCCAGAACTGTCTTGCAACGAAAAAAACACAGCAGCCCATATATGCTCAGTGCTAGATAAATGGGGTATTCCATACAAATCAAATATTGGCGGATACGGAATTGTTGCTATAATTGAAGGACAAAACAAAGGTAAATGCGTTGCTCTAAGAGCAGACATGGACGCACTAAGCATACAAGAAGAAAATGATGTAGAATATAAAAGCTGCAACGCCGGCGTTATGCACGCTTGCGGGCACGACGCACACATGGCTTCATTGCTAGGAACCGCATATATTCTAAAAAAGCAGAAAAACGATTTTAACGGCACTTTCAAATTAATTTTCCAACCATCTGAGGAAGCGCTTCCCGGAGGTGCCTTAAAAATGATAAATTCCGATGTCCTTGAAAACCCGCATGTTGACGCAATTATAGCACAGCATGTTATCCCAAACTTGCATACAGGGAAAGTCGGTTTTCGCTCCGGAGCATATATGGCTTCAACTGACGAAATTTATATAACAGTAAATGGTCGCGGAGGACACGGTGCCACACAAGAACTAAACATTGACCCCGTTGTTATTATCGCTCAAATTCTTATAGCACTTCAGCAAATTTCCAGCAGATTTGCTAAACCCGCTACACCAACTGTTCTTTCTTTTGGAAGAATGATTGCAGACGGTCAAACAAACATCATCCCTGACAAAGCAATATTAGAAGGGACTTTCAGAACATTTGACGAAGATTGGAGAAAAAAAGCACACAAACTAATAGAAGATATTTCTAAAAACACTGCTGCGGGTTTTGGAGCCACTTGCGATGTAAAAATAAAACATGGCTATCCATTTATTTTCAACAACGAAGAAATTACAGCACTCGCTAAAACCGCTGCCACAGAATTTCTTGGCAAAGAAAATGTTGTTGACATGCCAATACGCATGACCGCAGACGATTTTGCATATTTTTTACAAAAAACTCCGGGCATTTTTTACAGATTAGGCATAACAAATCCTGAAACAAACCAGCCATCAGCAAATCAGCATACTTCAAAATTTGACATTGACGAAAATGCACTGTTTACGGGAATGACATATATGTCCTATCTCGCCCTCACATTACTCAAAAACTTAAACGATAAGAAATGATGAACATTTTGAAAAATTTGATTTTTATTATTACCGCAATTTTTATCTTTTCTTGTAGCAACAAAAAAGAGCAA
The Bacteroidales bacterium DNA segment above includes these coding regions:
- a CDS encoding amidohydrolase, translated to MTKEIINSIANEIFSEVVEHRRFFHKNPELSCNEKNTAAHICSVLDKWGIPYKSNIGGYGIVAIIEGQNKGKCVALRADMDALSIQEENDVEYKSCNAGVMHACGHDAHMASLLGTAYILKKQKNDFNGTFKLIFQPSEEALPGGALKMINSDVLENPHVDAIIAQHVIPNLHTGKVGFRSGAYMASTDEIYITVNGRGGHGATQELNIDPVVIIAQILIALQQISSRFAKPATPTVLSFGRMIADGQTNIIPDKAILEGTFRTFDEDWRKKAHKLIEDISKNTAAGFGATCDVKIKHGYPFIFNNEEITALAKTAATEFLGKENVVDMPIRMTADDFAYFLQKTPGIFYRLGITNPETNQPSANQHTSKFDIDENALFTGMTYMSYLALTLLKNLNDKK